The following are from one region of the Littorina saxatilis isolate snail1 linkage group LG2, US_GU_Lsax_2.0, whole genome shotgun sequence genome:
- the LOC138959424 gene encoding mitotic spindle assembly checkpoint protein MAD1-like isoform X1, whose translation MESPGDSTAVIRMRKDFDAFILGSGSRIEQPSFRRNLDAEVFSNSKSKPRSEEKQTASARSIRDILEMEKRQKQKDVELLATKSRLAEVETQLTATTTSKKRARIEFENDLIAVKSEKERELGQVSDLRSQIRQLKESEKLAKAELTEGRQEWKTIRLALEAKLCSVQRERLASEHDIQKVKEESWQQSMELKQEADCCLMQLRLTDTELAETKEQLNLQKRRVNDLTEQMEDFELLKGRARAAEDKVKELEEQMTRQEEDATVTRALRADIEKVPDLEKEVTRLRTENEYWSQQKQNALLLQEQLISMQRKLEVAEKRCQAFTELQVEHEDLKSRLQRWEALDTSGSRRPQSPSELSRRVTELQATEILNLEEKGQLQSSISALELRLREAKEQQQKTQGELAAQQMQVQQQNDLIKRLRRKLLLVTKERDSFKRILDSYESEMTVQIQPNSRMKELEEVLQGFQQHSADLESQLEQVSEQHRQAAARCAQLEQQCQSSQPRSSSSVKADLDKIGQLHERVLELEQELKKLAEEKEVLEMRIEERHLQGDYDPSRTKVLHFSMNPAAVAQRQRQQEVERLTVENERLMARVQLLEQSGGAVEDLTEQVEKQLESVPESKAIEELKEQLAKEELRKKRLVEAFKKTSQEFRETCYQLLGYKIDIPCTGQYRLANMYSESPHDYLLFKQGESGEIQMLETDFSVRQQDNLDTYLQNRDSVPALLSAITLDLFNQQTMNLG comes from the exons AGATGGAGAAGCGTCAGAAACAGAAAGACGTTGAGTTGCTGGCCACAAAGAGTAGGCTTGCTGAGGTGGAGACACAGTTGACTGCCACCACCACTTCCAAAAAGAGAGCTCGCATAGAATTTGAAAATGATCTTATAGCTGTGAAATCTGAGAAAGAG CGTGAATTGGGGCAGGTTTCTGACCTGCGCAGTCAGATCCGCCAGTTGAAGGAATCTGAAAAATTGGCTAAAGCAGAACTAACTGAAGGCAGACAAGAGTGGAAAACAATTCGCCTTGCCTTGGAAGCCAAGTTGTGCTCTGTGCAACGGGAGCGACTTGCATCAGAGCACGACATTCAGAAG GTGAAAGAAGAGTCATGGCAGCAGTCCATGGAACTAAAACAAGAGGCAGATTGCTGCTTGATGCAGCTGAGGCTTACTGACACAGAGCTGGCTGAAACAAAAGAGCAACTTAATCTTCAAAAAAG ACGGGTGAATGATTTGACAGAACAGATGGAAGACTTTGAACTTTTGAAAGGCAGAGCTCGGGCAGCAGAAGACAAAGTCAAG GAATTGGAAGAGCAGATGACTCGTCAAGAGGAAGATGCAACAGTGACACGTGCATTGAGAGCGGATATTGAAAAAGTACCTGACCTGGAGAAGGAAGTTACCAGGCTGCGAACCGAAAATGAGTACTGGAG TCAGCAGAAGCAGAACGCcttgctgctgcaggaacagCTGATAAGCATGCAGAGGAAACTGGAAGTTGCAGAAAAACGGTGCCAGGCCTTCACAGAACTGCAGGTGGAACATGAAGACTTGAAGTCACGGCTCCAAAGATGGGAGGCTTTGGATACCAGTGGATCTCGCAGGCCACA GTCACCCTCAGAATTGTCACGCCGAGTGACTGAGCTGCAAGCAACAGAGATTCTGAATCTGGAAGAAAAAGGACAGCTGCAGTCCAG CATCTCAGCACTGGAGCTGCGACTAAGGGAGGCCAAAGAGCAGCAACAGAAAACGCAAGGGGAGCTTGCTGCGCAGCAGATGCAGGTGCAGCAGCAAAATGACCTCATTAAACGCTTGCGTCGCAAGCTTCTGCTGGTCACCAAG GAGAGAGACAGTTTCAAGCGCATTCTGGACTCGTACGAAAGCGAGATGACGGTGCAGATTCAGCCCAACAGCCGCATGAAGGAGCTGGAGGAGGTGTTGCAGGGATTCCAACAACACAGCGCTGACCTCGAGTCTCAGCTGGAACAGGTGTCAGAACAACATCGTCAGGCAGCCGCACGTTGTGCACAG TTGGAACAGCAATGTCAGTCATCTCAGCCTAGATCATCTTCCTCTGTCAAGGCAGACTTGGATAAGATTGGACAGCTCCA CGAACGCGTGCTGGAGCTGGAACAGGAACTGAAAAAACTTGCAGAAGAGAAGGAGGTCTTGGAGATGAGAATAGAAGAGAGACATCTTCAG GGGGATTATGACCCATCGCGCACCAAAGTTCTCCACTTTTCCATGAATCCGGCAGCAGTGGCACAACGGCAGCGGCAGCAAGAAGTGGAGCGGCTGACGGTGGAGAATGAGCGGCTGATGGCTCGCGTACAGCTGCTGGAACAGTCAGGGGGAGCTGTGGAGGACCTGACCGAGCAGGTGGAGAAGCAACTGGAGAGCGTTCCAGAGAGCAAGGCTATTGAGG AGTTAAAAGAGCAGCTGGCCAAAGAGGAACTACGAAAGAAACGCCTGGTGGAGGCCTTCAAGAAGACAAGCCAGGAGTTCCGAGAGACCTGCTATCAGTTGCTAGGCTACAAGATTGACATTCCTTGCACCGGACAGTACCGTCTGGCCAACATGTACTCTGAATCACCCCATGACTACCTTCTCTTCAAG CAAGGAGAGTCTGGTGAGATTCAGATGCTGGAAACAGACTTCTCGGTGCGCCAACAGGACAACCTGGACACCTACCTTCAGAACAGAGATAGTGTTCCCGCTCTGCTCAGCGCCATCACCCTTGACCTCTTCAACCAGCAGACCATGAACCTAGGATGA
- the LOC138959424 gene encoding mitotic spindle assembly checkpoint protein MAD1-like isoform X2 has product MESPGDSTAVIRMRKDFDAFILGSGSRIEQPSFRRNLDAEVFSNSKSKPRSEEKQTASARSIRDILEMEKRQKQKDVELLATKSRLAEVETQLTATTTSKKRARIEFENDLIAVKSEKERELGQVSDLRSQIRQLKESEKLAKAELTEGRQEWKTIRLALEAKLCSVQRERLASEHDIQKVKEESWQQSMELKQEADCCLMQLRLTDTELAETKEQLNLQKRRVNDLTEQMEDFELLKGRARAAEDKVKELEEQMTRQEEDATVTRALRADIEKVPDLEKEVTRLRTENEYWSQQKQNALLLQEQLISMQRKLEVAEKRCQAFTELQVEHEDLKSRLQRWEALDTSGSRRPQSPSELSRRVTELQATEILNLEEKGQLQSSISALELRLREAKEQQQKTQGELAAQQMQVQQQNDLIKRLRRKLLLVTKERDSFKRILDSYESEMTVQIQPNSRMKELEEVLQGFQQHSADLESQLEQVSEQHRQAAARCAQLEQQCQSSQPRSSSSVKADLDKIGQLHERVLELEQELKKLAEEKEVLEMRIEERHLQGDYDPSRTKVLHFSMNPAAVAQRQRQQEVERLTVENERLMARVQLLEQSGGAVEDLTEQVEKQLESVPESKAIEELKEQLAKEELRKKRLVEAFKKTSQEFRETCYQLLGYKIDIPCTGQYRLANMYSESPHDYLLFKQGESGEIQMLSVMQ; this is encoded by the exons AGATGGAGAAGCGTCAGAAACAGAAAGACGTTGAGTTGCTGGCCACAAAGAGTAGGCTTGCTGAGGTGGAGACACAGTTGACTGCCACCACCACTTCCAAAAAGAGAGCTCGCATAGAATTTGAAAATGATCTTATAGCTGTGAAATCTGAGAAAGAG CGTGAATTGGGGCAGGTTTCTGACCTGCGCAGTCAGATCCGCCAGTTGAAGGAATCTGAAAAATTGGCTAAAGCAGAACTAACTGAAGGCAGACAAGAGTGGAAAACAATTCGCCTTGCCTTGGAAGCCAAGTTGTGCTCTGTGCAACGGGAGCGACTTGCATCAGAGCACGACATTCAGAAG GTGAAAGAAGAGTCATGGCAGCAGTCCATGGAACTAAAACAAGAGGCAGATTGCTGCTTGATGCAGCTGAGGCTTACTGACACAGAGCTGGCTGAAACAAAAGAGCAACTTAATCTTCAAAAAAG ACGGGTGAATGATTTGACAGAACAGATGGAAGACTTTGAACTTTTGAAAGGCAGAGCTCGGGCAGCAGAAGACAAAGTCAAG GAATTGGAAGAGCAGATGACTCGTCAAGAGGAAGATGCAACAGTGACACGTGCATTGAGAGCGGATATTGAAAAAGTACCTGACCTGGAGAAGGAAGTTACCAGGCTGCGAACCGAAAATGAGTACTGGAG TCAGCAGAAGCAGAACGCcttgctgctgcaggaacagCTGATAAGCATGCAGAGGAAACTGGAAGTTGCAGAAAAACGGTGCCAGGCCTTCACAGAACTGCAGGTGGAACATGAAGACTTGAAGTCACGGCTCCAAAGATGGGAGGCTTTGGATACCAGTGGATCTCGCAGGCCACA GTCACCCTCAGAATTGTCACGCCGAGTGACTGAGCTGCAAGCAACAGAGATTCTGAATCTGGAAGAAAAAGGACAGCTGCAGTCCAG CATCTCAGCACTGGAGCTGCGACTAAGGGAGGCCAAAGAGCAGCAACAGAAAACGCAAGGGGAGCTTGCTGCGCAGCAGATGCAGGTGCAGCAGCAAAATGACCTCATTAAACGCTTGCGTCGCAAGCTTCTGCTGGTCACCAAG GAGAGAGACAGTTTCAAGCGCATTCTGGACTCGTACGAAAGCGAGATGACGGTGCAGATTCAGCCCAACAGCCGCATGAAGGAGCTGGAGGAGGTGTTGCAGGGATTCCAACAACACAGCGCTGACCTCGAGTCTCAGCTGGAACAGGTGTCAGAACAACATCGTCAGGCAGCCGCACGTTGTGCACAG TTGGAACAGCAATGTCAGTCATCTCAGCCTAGATCATCTTCCTCTGTCAAGGCAGACTTGGATAAGATTGGACAGCTCCA CGAACGCGTGCTGGAGCTGGAACAGGAACTGAAAAAACTTGCAGAAGAGAAGGAGGTCTTGGAGATGAGAATAGAAGAGAGACATCTTCAG GGGGATTATGACCCATCGCGCACCAAAGTTCTCCACTTTTCCATGAATCCGGCAGCAGTGGCACAACGGCAGCGGCAGCAAGAAGTGGAGCGGCTGACGGTGGAGAATGAGCGGCTGATGGCTCGCGTACAGCTGCTGGAACAGTCAGGGGGAGCTGTGGAGGACCTGACCGAGCAGGTGGAGAAGCAACTGGAGAGCGTTCCAGAGAGCAAGGCTATTGAGG AGTTAAAAGAGCAGCTGGCCAAAGAGGAACTACGAAAGAAACGCCTGGTGGAGGCCTTCAAGAAGACAAGCCAGGAGTTCCGAGAGACCTGCTATCAGTTGCTAGGCTACAAGATTGACATTCCTTGCACCGGACAGTACCGTCTGGCCAACATGTACTCTGAATCACCCCATGACTACCTTCTCTTCAAG CAAGGAGAGTCTGGTGAGATTCAGATGCTGAGTGTAATGCAGTGA